The following is a genomic window from Bactrocera tryoni isolate S06 chromosome 2, CSIRO_BtryS06_freeze2, whole genome shotgun sequence.
ATTCGCCACACAAAAAGTGAAAGTGGATAGAGagcttaaagtttttaaaggaCGTTGAAATGGACAACTTGAAGTAGGTTTTGTATAAtcttgttttatttgtataatttattgtaTATGCATTTTCAGCACACAAGGCAATTATGGCACCGTAACGACAGAAGGTGACGACTCCTTCCTCAGCGACTTTGGTGAATCCGCCTGTAGCAGTGTCAATTTAAATATCTTTTCTCAATCACCACTGACGCAGACGCAGACGCAGACACAGACACAGACTGGACGGAAacgtaaaattgaggaattactTGAAAGCTCGAATAGAGACTTTCAAAGAGTGACGTCGTTAGCCGAGGAAATATTGGTCGGTGGCACGGAGAGATCcgcaattcaatttttttttttgaaagcctTGCCAAGCAGGCGGATGGAGCTAATTTAAATAGCCTGGAAATGTCGGAGTTACAACTCCAAATTTCTCAAACATTCCACCAATTTTTTGTGAATCGTagaaaataagtttttcattaacatcttttataacatttagcatttcaaataaaagcccattcatttcaaatatataaaaaagtacaaagttatttatttattttgtagttgttgtttttgttattttagcgCAAACAATTTTGAGGAATACAAATCCATACAGGTTACGTCGAaccgacatatttattttataatacatttattcaattatttacttatttattaaagaagagataatttttaagaagATCTCGGGTATCAAAAGCACTTCGTCTTGCGTTAGCGCTTGATAATATCGTAATCTGATGTAATGGCGCTACAAATTGTCTCCACTGCCCTTCAATTAGAATGCCACTTTCATTTATGTGGTCAACGAAGTTATTGGGACAATAGAATTCGGCGTTATGGAGCtttacaaaattatgtaaaattaatgtagCTCTAACTGTGGTATTGGCATTTTCGGGAAACATATTCAAAGAATTATTGAGAACTCGCCATCTAGCCACTAAAAtgccaaattattttcaattgtaaCCCGCGCTCTGGATAAACATTTATTGACGTGGTCTTTGTTTGCTTCCAAACACTTTCCCGGATATGGCCTCATCAAATGTTTTGTCAACAGAAAAGCAGCATCTCCCACATAATAAAATGGGAATTTTATCGCACTACGTGGAAGATTTTCTGCTTCTGGTAGGTTCATTGTTCCGTTTAATATTCTATTTCCAAAACCACTGATTTTTAACACTCTGCCATCACTTTGGCTTCCGTAAGCTCCAATGTCTACTGCGGTAAATGTATATTTGCTATCACAAACGGCTAACAACACAATACTAAAATATTgcttataattaaaatacagtGATCCGGATTTTCGCGAACACTTGATTTGGACATGTTTGCCGTCAACAGCTCCTACAACATGAGGCATTCCTGTCTTGATGTTAAATGAATCGGCTATTTGCCTCCACTCATGTTCATTTGGTTGCGCCAAGTATATTCCTGAAAGTTCATCCCAAATGGCTGCGGatgtttccaataaaattttgcCAATTGTTGATACTCCTACTCGAAAAGCCCAAGCCAACATCAGGCGGCAAACTCCATGGGCCAAATATCTATTGTTgatgaacatatgtatttatttattataaaatttacaaacaaaatgtACTTACACTAATGTTATTGCCAGGCGACATTCTGCTGTTATTGGACGACGTAAGTATATGAAACTGTTTTGCTATACACCTT
Proteins encoded in this region:
- the LOC120769484 gene encoding uncharacterized protein LOC120769484, which encodes MDNLNTQGNYGTVTTEGDDSFLSDFGESACSSVNLNIFSQSPLTQTQTQTQTQTGRKRKIEELLESSNRDFQRVTSLAEEILVGGTERSAIQFFFLKALPSRRMELI